Below is a window of Humulus lupulus chromosome 2, drHumLupu1.1, whole genome shotgun sequence DNA.
AATGATACCTCAGTCAAGAACAGAATTTTAAAACAAGACAAAGCAATGATTAGATGACAAGTAAAAAACAAATTGATGAATTGAAATTAAAACAGATAAAATCAAAACTTGAAAAAATAGAACACCAAAAATTACGAGGTTCGAACAGAATGATGAATCACATCACCTGTCTACTCCTCGGCCAGAACAACCCCAATGACTTAGAATCTTTACTGAGCTAATCAGAAGAGAATTACAAGAATTTGGACAAGAGTACTCAGACTCAAACACAGAGAAGCTTTGCTTCTAGTTACAGTTGATCTCACTTGTGGCAATGGTGATCAAACACACACCATGCCAGTACAACCCTCCTTCTCACTCTTTCTTTTGCTTACAATTCACTCAAAAGATTCTCTCTCTAAACTGGTACCTCGATTACATAATGAGCTAGATATATATAGCTATTATATATACATAACTCAGATCAGAGCATTAACAAAATTGAAAACATATTTCAAGAATATAAAACCTATTATCTATAAATACACAAACTACCAAATTAGAATCTGTAACATATGTTTACAAacaaaaacatatttacaacatcGGTAACAACATTAACAACCCTGTAATACTTCGTTACAAAAACTACCAAATTAGGACCTGTAACATATGTttacataaaaacaaaaacacGGTTACAACATCGGTAATACCATTAACAGCGTTGTAACATACCGTTACAAAAACCTAAcaaaagttaacaaaattaaaaacataactCAGATCAGagcattaaaaaaattgaaaacataTTTCAAGAATATAAAACctattatatataaatacacaAACTACCAAATTAGGACATGTAACATATGTTTACAGAAAacaaaaacatatttacaacatcGGTAACAACATTAACAACCCTGTAACATTTCGTTACAAAAACTTAACAAATGTTAACAGCATCAAAACAAACAGACCCATTATATAGCAACTATATAATAATAAACATCAATCATTATAATAAACATCAACCAAAtaaattcaaaaagaaaaaaaaaattggactttTCTTATGAGAAAGGAGAAGCTTCTCCTTTTATTTTCTTAGCAAATGGCTTTAGCCTCCTCATCCTAGAAATTCCATTGCTCCATCTCTGGAGCAGTGAACTTTGTCTCAATGAACAATGAAACACCTAACAAAAAGTAGAACCCTTACATTAGCTACTTAAAaccttcaaatatatatatatatatatatatttatataactaaacAAACCTAGTAATCTCTTTGATTGTTTCAATCAAATGAGCCAATGGAAATTCCAAGATTCCATATATTGATAACAATCACAGAAATTTCAAACCCATTAAACAAGTTCCTTAGTTTTCTACAATTTCAAGGCAACCAAACAGGAGAAAGAGAAAAgaaacattataaaaaaaaaatctgatggGTGTGGGTATAAATGCTAGGATTCAGAGGAGAAAGATCAAAGAAAAAGACTGAAAAGTTGAAAAGGAATTTTATTTACCTGGTGGTGATGGTGAAAAGTGAAAGGAGGAGacgaagaagaaaaagagagGCGTCGTAGCCGTTAACATTTTTGCTGCCATTGAAGCTCCAGTCAGCTCGCAAAGTGTAGCAATGATGGGAGAGGTCGCTAATGACAGTTCAATTTTCCTACCAAATCTTTTCAgcacaaaataattaaaaaaaaatatgtgagaATGAGGAGTAAAAATGGTGAAAatctgaagaagaaaaaaaagagaaagttAAGGGGACATGGTCATTGACTGTTAATGGAGGAGAGATGTGAGTCTGATTTTCAGGATATAAAATATCTGTATATTTGATATTAAAAACTGTATTTTTAATAGAAACCgtatatatcaatttttttttaacttacgATGTATTGTGTAATTTTCCCTTTAAAAAAAGGGCATATAttgtgttttttaattttttgcacAAAATGTTAAATTACCCCCGAACTATAGAATTTGTAGACTTTTGCTCCCTAAATTGTTTTGTTTGGAAAAAATAACTCTCAAACTATAGCACTTGTAGAATTTTGCTCATTCCGTCTAAAATAGTAACGATTTGcagttaaaaaatatttaaaaataattttttcattaattaattgatttcaaattagaaaaataaataaaaataatttaaaaaaataaaaaaattaataaaaactgaattttaataaaaattaatccaaatataattttgaaaaaactaaaatcaatattttaaaactaaattgaattaaaaactcaaaaaaatcTATATTTGAAACGTAGATAATCAAACACATTTACGAAAcaatcaaacaaaaaattaaagagtttaattttGTTTAGTTCAAAGTATAATTTAGTttagaaataattattttagtttttttaattccgttaaagttaacattaaaaaaaataaaaaaaatcgttaaaactaagaatttccgttttttttaaaagtaatttgttgctagtTGACAGTaggttatattatatatttagtatgatattattctaaaaagtgcgtttaagtttaattaaattttatttaagttataatttattatttttaattaattatcattgtaaaatatctaaaacatatcatattttaatatgtttaattatgtattatttttatataattatcattgtaaaatatctaaaaaatatcatattttaatttgtttgataatttattattttaaaataattatcatggtaaaatatctcaaaaatatcatatttttaattttttaattatttattttattttatttaagtttaagtaatgtttacaaactaccattaaatataagaatattccgttaaagttaacaatgaaaaaataaaaaaccgttaaaacaaaaaatttccgtcatctacacacttattatataaaagagatttatattaaaaaatgaaACTTTCCTTTATTTGATGTATTAGATAGATTATTAATTTACAATTTTGATGAGGactaaagaataaaaaaaatattttataaaagaagaaatgataaaaaaaaattccagaATTATTTCACTTGTCTAGTTTTAGTCCATATATGTTATTTTGTTGAAAATACAACCATTAAACTATTCTATATTTGTGAAATAGTCACTCAGttagattttatatatatatatatatatatatatttatatgctagATAGAAGCAACATGCAtgttgcttagttttaaagttgtaaatatgcttattcaaatatgtatttatttttattatattttttataattatcatataaattttaatatcataaaaataaataaaagatgtttaatataatgtgttgacgccgtttttcgtcaacttaaattgtagagcaattaaacaataaaacaatgaagcaaatgaataatgaagaaaaacaagaggatttttacgtggttcagcagttaattctgcctagtccacggatctatgttattaagacttgagagttttctggaaattcttcagagatgaattacccagagttttctctccaaaaaaccaaaaatcggtcctttacaagtggtgattccttctctatttatagagaaggttgcagaattcattcccacatatttcgggaagatattctgtaaatcaattgaaataatgatattaaatgcattatctcgtatatacacggaaacgtcccatgaagatcgggaacagataacagattaaatgatatcccttaaatattgggattgcacaataataaacatgttcacacgtaatgggctatcctAGGTGATTTATCAGATCTTCGAGATTAACAATTGACATTGAGTCTATCAAGACTTATGGGTCAATCACGAGCTTGTCACCCAATTTCACGCTATGCTCGGGATAGGTAGGTGTTGACGAGGCTGTCACACCCGAGCTTGCATCCCGAGCTCGAGCTATCCAGTCTGAAGGCAAttgatgaaaaatatatttaagcgTCATGCCATTGCCCACCGCAAGCTTagagaatattcgaggttacacatcctcgaggtcatTGATTTACTTCAGAGAGGTTTAACGGTTGGACCATATGATGTCTTCATACATTtcaagctcacacctgacgagcccagttttcggggtcataacttcttatctcgaaatttgggtgtaacataatgtattaaaaaattatgtcaaaacattgtcaataattttaataaaaattgattcacttttttaaatatacatatatataatagaatgaattatagttatatagtatatataaatatttatattaataatctctacatatatgacatctaaacacaacattgacatatatatatttacatggctgcatgatatatatataaattacaataatatttaaaaaaaatttaataatagaaataaataagaatagaaaaagtcatagtgtatagtagtatacatgcatcaattatttttggtttctaatgtatctcgcagtgtcctttgatgaagaaaaagagtttcaatcacttaataaaaaaacaaactatcatacaaatttataaaattaattttttttataggtatgacattattatttttaaataaatatgatttaattatttaaattatcataaaatatattaaattaatatattttaattgattaatttatttattattgtttaaatttatgtatgTTCTAATTTTAGAATTTGACAGGgacaacaagatattatatattatatgtttaatataatattaatattatacgtggattttaaatttattaaaacgtatggtttaattaaatttgttataaaatgtatgattttatataattatgtttagttaaattttaataaataaataaaaacatattatTAAACGTATGAGTGTGTAATATATAAATAAACTTATggtattatataattatataaataaacctatgagtttttaattatgtttttctctaagtttaattaaattttatttaacttataaaacgtatgattttattatttttaaataattattattgtaaaatatctcaaaaatatcatattttaatttgtttaattatttatttaattttatttaagtttaagtcatgtttatattctataattaaatataataatattatgttaaatataagaatattccgttaaaaataagaggaaaaaaataaaaaatttccattatatacatatttttttttatatagaagagatataattaGATATCATCATACTTTGATTAATTCTATTACAACTATTAattctaataataaataattgatttatcattTTTCATTTGTCtacattattataatttatataaatataaaccgGACAGGTAGTTATATAGTACTACGGTACCGAGAATGATGAGCCACGTTAGTAATtcgttaaaaaaaaatagatatcacATTACAAAAGACTATTTTTATAAAGATGATAATTATTCAAAAGGTATTTTTgtaacagaaaaaaaaaactatacagAACAAAACTAGATAAGTGCAATAGTTCAATTCAGGTATAACACCTATAACTTATTCTTTACAAAATTAGCTCTCGATTATAAATTTAGtatataatcaaaattactaGCTAATTAATAAGTTTATCACCCTGACAAAGATCGTAACACATCAAACATTATCAGAATTTTAACATGATATATATATGAGGAGAGGAGAGGAGAGGAGGGGAGAGTAAAGAGAATCCTTTTTGTGCCTTGTGTCTGTGAGATGAAATTACATAATAGAGCAAGAGGGTTGATGGTCTGACACTTCGTAATAGGTGATAGGGGTAAAGAAAGGATGAGGATGAGGCTGAAGCTGAGCAACTTCACTTGttgtcttctcttctttcttctcaacAGGGCTCACGCTCACCACTTCCGCACGTTTTAAGCTCTTTCGGAGCAGAGTGGTCAGCAAAACCACATCGATGTCCTCTCCCGTAACCTCTATTTGGCTCTTCTCCTGCTGAAGTGATGCTTGTGTTACTCCTGCGCATCAAATGATTCAAAATCAATTCCTCTTTCGTTTTTATCATTAGCAAATATATATAAACTATTAGTTCAGATATATTACCATCAACTCCAACTGCAGTCTTAAGGGCTTTGGTGCGGCATTTCTGGTCGTTTAGTGCTACCTTGATGACCACCTTTTgctgcaaaaaaataaaaataaaaaataagtatttcTGGTCGTTTCCGATGAACAAAGGCGTTCGAATTTTGACAATAAgtattttgtaatttaattattatttgtaccttcatgatgatgatgaagacgaCCACGACGAGCTTGTTGGTTAGTGCGAAATGAAATCTTTTGTTGGTAGTTTGAAACAGAGTGACTGTGTTGTGTTGTCTTTGggttgggagagagagagagtttggttGTTAATATTGAATTGGTTAGTGTTGTGGTAAATTGATGATTTCACTCCTATTTATAGAAAGAGAACCGTGGAGTTAAGAGACTCAGTCTTAAATCCCGCGTCCCTTTTTTCTTGTCCGACGCTCtcacattttttttttgataCCACTTAAAACATAACAAGTCATTTGAATTATATGTCATGTTTTTGGTTAAGGTTAATGGTCTAATTACTTAAGGAATGCTGTTAAGCAcactaatttttattatttataaacaaaaaattagaagataattttattatttgaaaatatatctcacaaaataattatttaatatttctgAAGACTAATTTAGTCGATTTAAACATTCcgattatatttttaaatgatgtAAACAATATAAAATGATTATGATTTACTTTCTAAATTTTTTTAGTAGAACacataatataaataatgattccaattttttcatattttatttccATTCAATTCTCTATTGATTTATTTCGATTCTGATTACACTTTGATAAATATGTACTATGTCTTCTTTTTTCCTCGGAGCTTAAATTTCATATTTCCCCACTAGAAATAATATATCTCATCTAATTCTAACTTTTCTTTTCAagattttatattaaattaaacaaaatttatttcCAATCAATCATACCTTTAGATCAATTTtcaaaatatctaatattttaatcGAAAAGACTTATTACATGTAATAGTTCTATTTTTTCCCCACTTCTGCACAGGCAAGAGGTTTTTTTTAAGAGTAAGAACAATTATAGTAGTTGCTTTAAAATCATCTCTTCTCTAAAATAAAGATGAGAATGATCAAATTCACCCAAAATAAAGCTATACATTAGATGATGCAATGAATAGTAGCTGCTCCTATTTGGAACAATATTATTCATTGttctaaaattattttattaatttttaattaattttttatatatgcaTGAATATATATTAGGGATAATGACGACAAAAATACTAAATGTTTTCAAATTCTTTCACTTCAATTTTCTTTTTTAGCAgcaaaaattctaaaaatttgtTAATAGTTTCGCTTAAGTATCAATTCTTTTATTTTGACGGTAATAATATCAAATCTTTATTAATGGTTGCACTTACGTATAAAATCttttaaaataagttttttttataaataaaattgattttatatattttataaaaatatatttaaggaATATATATATGTGACAATAATACTAAATTTCTACTAATAGTGACACTTAAATATAAATTCATTTTTtctaaattttatatttatttaattttcattagtttttatatgcttttataaattaaaattgattttatatattttttcaaaataatttaagGAATATTTACAACAATAATATTAAATTTCTACTAATATTTACccttaaatataaatttaatttttttattctttctagtttttccatttaattttttagatttcaataatttaaaattatttttatagattttaaaaattattcaaggaatatttgaaataattattttttaaaatgaacaaatatttggtattgttacacccagatttcgagtcttgaggttgtgacctcgaaagctggattcctCAGATGTAagctcgcgatagctaaaatacatgttcgtaatctagacgccgaatcttcaaagcaggtggcaacctcgaagataggtagcctcgaagtccttataagctcgaaaaacagaacatcggagtatatccattgtcgggcagcctcggatcaagtggaccgagcttggcatgagtgtgagctcggagtaaggcggcctcggtggtatttgCCCACTCCGAGCTGATCTTGGGAAAATAATGTAactcgtaatttactcagagacttagactggcatgatgctgattgctgatctcgaacggctTAATAGGTCACCTGAGGAGacacagtccatgcattcaagagatatttattgttgtaactttccTACAATAAAAGGATATTAACTAGTCAGCTATACGCcccttggtcttcaggggacgtttccttgtatataggagttacaggctttaaagccattaaatttattaatatacagaataacttcccgaaatgtgtgggatagtattctgagttctcctctataaatagagaagtcatgtaccattgtaaaggaccgaaattttgtgatcttgagagaacttctagagaattcatccctgaagaatttccagaaatttcctaagttctaataacaaagactcgtggactaggcagagttaactgctgaaccacgtaaaaaactctccttgttttattgtgttattcttgccatagtttttactgtttacgtgctctacattttaagttgacgaaaaacggcgtcaacagtttggtgctttcattgagagccttaagcagtacgatccctgaacagctatggccgcgaatgatcagaatattcctgaagaaaattatccacgacgccctgggaagcagccaatggtaaatccaGAACCTGAGGAAAGAAGttagtcctccgattctcgaggacctccagcacctccggcCCCTAGGGacgatgaggatatgtactataatcctgaacggtactccccattgtggaacttgaaaaccgacagctgAAAAAACAGTTGGCCGAGGCTAATAAGCAGAACGAGgaattggctaggttagccgcggAGGCCCAGGCGGCTTAGCCCCCACCTCCGtgtgagaaccaagccccacctccgagggacgtgcacgttcctccacGCAGGCCTCGTGAACGAcctcgaaaaaatgctgccacaaggagactAGAGCAACCTCTGGCACCGGCAGAGCAAtctgctccctcgagaccccgaagaagtactCGAGCCTGGGCTCCGGTTAATTCAACTACGGAGGTAGCagcgggaactgggaataaccgagcccctacagaggctcggactcaaatccctggtaacaAGCAGAATGTTACCGACCCAACACGGGCGAACTCAGGACcgtctaggcctcgaaatgggtggcagccaccgtcacccatacgattccctccatcgcctataagatacccttcaccgcctCGCAGGAACGCTCAGCCAGTTCGAGGTGATGAGGAAAGGCGTGCAGGGAGAAAACAAGGAAatagagaagccttcagggaacggagaggcgcccagcctacaagaagtcaaatgtctcggtctcgcatTGTGGAgatgaggcagcatgaaagagatctgtctcgaaataatcatgcaacgagcctTGCCAGTGATGATTCAGGAGACACTAGATCAGTCAGCGTGTATGATCAAGGTCGAGgaaatactggaaaccataggaaccgctccgacctgcgggagcatctgaatcagaatcggggtagtggtaatccagcgaacccggacctgagagatcgcctaaatgggcgcaaagatcccctgcgaaggcgcgagcctggaattgtgatcaatgagagccaatttcaggcaagaccccttgTGGACCCGGTTCAAGAGAGAATTTATCAactggaaaaggcctttaggctcttacaaaatgagcgaggtcggagtcgggatgaggtttctgacgaggagctcgaaccattcgctccccatatttccaacactccgtttcctcaagggtatcagatccctcatgtcccaccatttgaggggaagtccgacccgtacagccatctgagtacatttaataccataatgagagcaagtaatgtgggatacgagctcagatgcatgttatttccagcatcgcttacaagaccagcaaaaagctggttcgagaaatataaaagacatttgatcacttcttgggattagctatcaaaggatttcaagaaacagttcagagccatgatcggggtaagacccgaggcatcaactctgaccaacattcgacaacagccaggcgagacgttgaaaagctaccttatgaggtttaatttggaagttgcccgagcttgaaatgtggatgacagcagtcatctaatggctgtccaagctggagtaatgccagaaagtcctctctgggacaatatgcagagaaaaccggtgaggtccttaaccgagtttaataagcgagctcagaggtttgtcaatgtagaggaggcgaggtcaacactgaatatgacttctcagcccgtaactacaacgataaacgtaaactctgcctcaacctcggcagacCCACCAGTTTCAAAGCCTACTGCAGAAagcccttccaaaagaaagaagaacgaagggagtaaccccgaggccgaagggggAAATAAGAAGAAGGGGGGAAGGTATTTCtctgtgtacaaagtgtacaccgagctcaacgagtcttgggagaatatatacctggctaatgaaaaccaggtccctttcaggcgtccagaccccatgagaaatcagaagtccaagagggactccagcaagtactgtcgatttcacagagacactgggcacactactgatgaatgcaggcagttgaaggacgagatcgaaggattgatgtcgagaggttatttcagacagtatgtcaaaaacaagaataataatcaggcttctactagccagagggcagctaCACCACAAACtgcccaaaacaacaattcccgagtaagggaagaagataggccccctccaattgatggagaagacgtgataaccatctcgggcaggcctcatctcgcagggatGGGCAGAAATTcccaaaaacgatatgtgaacgagctaaaaactggggacgagtctccttatgaacccgaacctagagctccaaaaaaccaaaagattgaatctcaaccgataacctttactgaggacgacacatcccatgttcagtttcctcaccatgacccactggtcatcactctccagctcgcgaataagagagttcaccgagttctcatagacaatgggagcttagtgaacattctctataaggccaccttagaaaagatgggattcgcgcttcgagacctaaaagcctgtgcaacgaccttgtatggtttttcaggagagggggttgcctgtatggggtccattgaactcctggtaaccttgggagactacccgatctcagtaaccaagatgatggagtttgtagtagtggacctgccatcggcctacaacgtgctgctcgggagacccaccctagtagggctgggggcagtctcatctgtaaggcatctggccatcaagttctcgatctctagtggcatcgggacgctgaagggagaccaattagcttgaagggaatgctatagaattttcgtaagaggaaagaaacaggcgaGCGAACAAGAACTCGTCGTTAtccagaataaggatgggacggtattggagatagatgaagagatcaatccaagagtggaggaaaaaactgatctcgaaccattagaagagctcgaagagtcaAATCCCTCGAAAACGGTAAAGGTTGGGAAACATCTAcgtgaagaaactaaatagcaattaatttgctttttgaagaaaaaccaggatgtcttcgcgtggtcacattcggacatggtgggaataagttcgaatatagtgagccacgcgctaaat
It encodes the following:
- the LOC133818317 gene encoding heavy metal-associated isoprenylated plant protein 16-like is translated as MKQKVVIKVALNDQKCRTKALKTAVGVDGVTQASLQQEKSQIEVTGEDIDVVLLTTLLRKSLKRAEVVSVSPVEKKEEKTTSEVAQLQPHPHPFFTPITYYEVSDHQPSCSIM